The following coding sequences lie in one Streptomyces venezuelae genomic window:
- a CDS encoding NAD(P)-binding protein, which translates to MPTSTPTPPTRPSLRLTVVGGGLAGLTAAISAAEAGARVTLREAHHTLGGRARTSEGTYKTNEGPHALYSGGPLWTWLKQRDLIRPLAPLPPLEGARLRLLHGGALRRTPPLAMLKLLRRRTEQAPVDRDFMSWATEEVGEEGARAAAHYVAVATFHHDPGSLSARFVHERLRRTTKLPPQAHYPRGGWGSVVDRMAALAWNMGVRTETLDRVDTLDDASQDGPVIVATSLDAAHRLLGDASLRWESGRTALVDVAFRSRRGDLFVVSDLDRTGWVERFTAQDRTLAPAGEQLVQAQIPLSPDETKADGVAHAEHLLDLGFPGWRERLTWRRASVANGRTGAVDRPGTTWRDRPAIDRGDGVYVVGDQVAAPGLLSEVSFNSAVEAVSLALTKSALDLKSTSG; encoded by the coding sequence CCGGCCTCACCGCGGCCATCAGCGCCGCCGAGGCGGGCGCCCGCGTCACCCTCCGCGAGGCCCACCACACCCTCGGCGGCCGCGCCCGCACCTCCGAAGGCACGTACAAGACGAACGAGGGCCCCCACGCCCTCTACAGCGGCGGCCCCCTGTGGACCTGGCTCAAGCAGCGCGACCTGATCAGGCCGCTCGCCCCGCTCCCGCCCCTCGAAGGCGCCCGCCTGCGCCTGCTCCACGGAGGCGCGCTGCGCCGCACCCCGCCCCTCGCCATGCTCAAGCTCCTGCGCCGCAGGACCGAACAGGCACCGGTGGACCGCGACTTCATGTCCTGGGCCACGGAAGAGGTCGGCGAGGAGGGCGCACGCGCGGCCGCGCACTACGTCGCCGTCGCCACCTTCCACCACGACCCCGGCTCGCTCTCCGCCCGCTTCGTGCACGAGCGGCTGCGCCGCACCACCAAGCTGCCCCCGCAGGCGCACTACCCGCGCGGCGGCTGGGGTTCGGTCGTCGACCGCATGGCCGCGCTGGCCTGGAACATGGGCGTACGCACGGAGACGCTCGACCGGGTGGACACGCTCGACGACGCGTCCCAGGACGGTCCGGTCATCGTCGCGACCTCCCTCGACGCGGCCCACCGGCTCCTCGGCGACGCGTCCCTGCGCTGGGAGAGCGGCCGCACGGCACTCGTCGACGTGGCGTTCCGTTCCCGGAGGGGCGACCTGTTCGTCGTCTCCGACCTGGACAGGACGGGCTGGGTGGAGCGTTTCACCGCCCAGGACCGTACGCTCGCCCCCGCCGGGGAGCAGCTCGTACAGGCGCAGATCCCCCTCTCCCCCGACGAGACCAAGGCCGACGGCGTGGCGCACGCGGAGCACCTGCTCGACCTCGGCTTCCCGGGCTGGCGCGAGCGCCTGACGTGGCGCCGCGCCTCGGTCGCCAACGGTCGTACGGGCGCGGTGGACCGCCCCGGCACGACCTGGAGGGACCGTCCGGCGATCGACCGCGGGGACGGTGTCTACGTAGTGGGCGATCAGGTCGCGGCACCGGGGTTGCTGTCCGAGGTGTCGTTCAACAGCGCGGTGGAGGCGGTGTCGCTGGCCCTCACGAAGTCGGCGCTTGACCTCAAGTCCACTTCAGGTTGA